A window of Exiguobacterium sp. FSL W8-0210 contains these coding sequences:
- a CDS encoding YlxQ family RNA-binding protein gives MSKWESLLGLANRARKVTTGEELVLKEVRGGQAKLVLLAADAGAATRKKVTDKCTSYQVPYLEVADRTILGQALGKDARVVVSVNEAGFAKKLTELLSND, from the coding sequence ATGAGTAAATGGGAATCCCTTCTCGGTCTCGCGAATCGAGCTAGAAAAGTGACGACGGGAGAAGAACTCGTACTGAAAGAAGTACGAGGAGGACAAGCGAAGCTTGTTCTTTTAGCAGCAGATGCGGGGGCTGCCACGCGTAAGAAAGTCACAGATAAATGTACGAGTTATCAGGTTCCTTACCTAGAAGTCGCCGACCGGACGATTCTCGGTCAAGCATTAGGAAAGGATGCGCGTGTTGTCGTGTCAGTCAATGAAGCCGGATTTGCGAAAAAGCTAACTGAACTCCTCTCGAACGACTAA
- a CDS encoding proline--tRNA ligase: MKQSKLFMPTLREVPSDAEAISHQLLLRAGFMRQNAAGIYSYLPLAKRVLANIETIIREELEAAGAQELLMPAIQPAELWEETGRWDIYGPELMRLTDRHDRRFALGATHEELITSIVRDELNSYKKLPVNLFQIQMKYRDERRPRFGLLRGREFIMKDAYSFHSSQESLDEEYQNMFDTYSRIFTRVGLEFRPVVADSGAIGGSGTHEFHALAAIGEDTIVYSDQSDYAANLEMAESIDAYPKQDKAPEALEEVHTADAKTIEAVSAHLNLPANESIKTVIFKTEQGLVMALVRGDHEVNDIKLKNYLGALDITMASDEEIEAALHSTPGTLGPIGADMKIVADYAIRALTNAVCGANKAETHYIHVDPSRDFEAEYTDLRFVEEGDASPDGNGNVKFARGIEVGQVFKLGTRYSEGMGATFLDEGGKAQPLIMGCYGIGVSRTLSAVVEQHYDERGIIWPKAIAPYDVHLIVVNGKNAEQLELGETLYRELTAAGFSVLLDDRKERAGVKFADADLIGLPVRLNVGKKAAEGIVELKARRGGDAEEIGQEQVVEAVRSLYEGLE, encoded by the coding sequence ATGAAACAATCAAAACTATTCATGCCAACGTTGCGTGAAGTACCATCTGATGCAGAAGCCATCAGTCACCAACTCTTGCTTCGTGCAGGATTCATGCGTCAAAATGCCGCTGGGATCTATTCGTATCTCCCACTCGCAAAACGAGTACTCGCAAACATCGAGACGATCATCCGCGAGGAATTAGAAGCGGCGGGTGCGCAAGAATTACTGATGCCAGCGATTCAACCAGCTGAACTATGGGAAGAAACAGGACGCTGGGATATCTATGGACCTGAATTAATGCGCTTGACGGATCGTCATGATCGCCGGTTCGCGCTCGGAGCGACGCACGAGGAACTGATCACTTCAATCGTTCGTGATGAATTGAACTCGTACAAAAAGTTACCGGTCAATCTCTTCCAGATTCAAATGAAGTACCGTGACGAACGTCGTCCACGTTTCGGTTTATTACGTGGTCGTGAGTTCATCATGAAGGACGCTTATTCGTTCCATTCTTCACAAGAGAGCTTAGACGAAGAGTATCAAAACATGTTTGATACGTATTCGCGCATCTTCACACGTGTTGGTCTTGAGTTCCGTCCAGTCGTCGCTGACTCAGGTGCGATTGGTGGTAGTGGAACACATGAGTTCCATGCGTTAGCAGCAATCGGTGAAGATACGATCGTCTACTCAGACCAATCGGATTATGCAGCGAACTTAGAGATGGCAGAGTCCATCGATGCCTATCCGAAGCAAGACAAAGCACCAGAAGCACTTGAAGAAGTGCATACGGCAGATGCGAAGACGATCGAAGCGGTCAGCGCACATTTGAATTTACCAGCAAACGAATCAATCAAGACCGTCATCTTCAAGACGGAGCAAGGGCTTGTCATGGCACTCGTCCGGGGCGATCACGAAGTCAACGATATCAAGTTGAAAAACTATCTGGGAGCACTCGACATCACGATGGCGAGCGACGAAGAGATTGAAGCAGCGCTTCACTCAACGCCTGGAACACTCGGACCGATCGGAGCAGACATGAAGATCGTCGCCGATTACGCGATTCGTGCCTTGACGAACGCTGTCTGTGGTGCAAACAAAGCGGAAACGCATTATATCCATGTCGACCCAAGTCGTGATTTCGAAGCAGAATATACAGACTTGCGCTTCGTCGAAGAAGGTGACGCGTCACCAGACGGCAACGGAAACGTTAAATTCGCACGTGGCATCGAAGTCGGTCAAGTCTTCAAACTCGGAACACGTTACTCTGAAGGAATGGGAGCGACGTTCCTCGATGAAGGCGGTAAAGCACAACCACTCATCATGGGATGTTACGGCATCGGTGTCTCGCGGACATTGTCGGCAGTCGTCGAACAGCATTATGATGAGCGTGGGATCATTTGGCCAAAAGCGATCGCACCATACGATGTCCATTTGATCGTCGTCAATGGTAAAAATGCGGAACAGCTTGAACTCGGAGAAACACTATACCGTGAGTTGACAGCTGCAGGTTTTAGCGTCCTACTTGACGACCGGAAAGAACGAGCAGGCGTCAAATTCGCCGATGCGGATTTGATCGGTCTACCGGTTCGCTTGAACGTCGGCAAAAAAGCGGCAGAAGGAATCGTCGAATTAAAAGCCCGTCGTGGTGGCGATGCAGAAGAAATTGGACAAGAACAAGTCGTTGAGGCTGTTCGTTCACTCTATGAAGGTTTAGAATAA
- the rimP gene encoding ribosome maturation factor RimP encodes MTNVTEKVEALAKPIVEREGMELVDVEFVKEGADWFLRVSIDKEGGVDLEDCVKINEQLSEALNDNDPIDEPYYLDVASPGAERPLKKDEDFEKAIGKHVYIKTHDPVKNAVEFEGTLLAYTPEMLEIEVRVKTRKLKIEIPVDKISLARLAVMF; translated from the coding sequence ATGACGAACGTAACGGAAAAGGTCGAAGCGCTCGCAAAACCAATCGTCGAACGAGAGGGGATGGAGCTAGTCGACGTTGAATTCGTCAAAGAAGGGGCGGATTGGTTCCTACGTGTCTCCATCGACAAAGAGGGTGGCGTAGATCTTGAAGACTGCGTCAAAATCAATGAACAGTTATCGGAAGCATTGAATGACAATGATCCGATCGACGAGCCGTATTACCTCGACGTCGCTAGTCCAGGAGCGGAACGTCCACTGAAGAAAGACGAGGACTTCGAAAAGGCGATTGGGAAACATGTGTACATCAAAACGCACGATCCAGTAAAGAATGCGGTTGAATTCGAAGGAACGTTGCTCGCGTACACACCTGAGATGCTTGAAATCGAAGTGCGTGTCAAAACAAGAAAATTGAAAATTGAGATACCGGTCGACAAGATTTCACTTGCGCGACTTGCGGTAATGTTCTGA
- a CDS encoding 1-deoxy-D-xylulose-5-phosphate reductoisomerase translates to MKKISIIGGTGSIGTQTLDVIAANPDLFELTSFAFGRNTTVAVPWLNRLQPMLVGVQDETTRQELEQQLSYQPTIVIGEEGLLDVVTHPEVDTVITAVVGAVGLRPTLAAIEAGKTIGLANKETLVTAGHLVMKLAREKNVTILPVDSEHAAIFQCLNGERREDVRQIILTASGGSFRDQSREELADVTVEQALAHPNWSMGAKITIDSATMMNKGFEVIEAHWLFDVDYADIDVVIHRESIIHSMVEFNDGAVMAQLGMPDMREPIQYALTYPSRLEIQGGERLNLKEIGRLHFADASFERYPLLRLAFEAGQAGGSMPSVLNAANEQAVDRFLKGDIRFLEIEASVEAALQAHELIEEPSLDQILEADRWAREFVSSLTFAN, encoded by the coding sequence ATGAAGAAAATCAGTATCATCGGTGGAACGGGATCGATTGGTACGCAGACACTTGATGTCATTGCGGCTAATCCAGACCTTTTTGAATTGACGAGTTTTGCATTTGGCCGCAACACGACGGTTGCCGTACCGTGGTTGAATCGTTTGCAACCGATGCTTGTCGGAGTTCAAGATGAGACAACACGTCAAGAACTCGAGCAGCAGTTGAGTTATCAGCCGACGATCGTCATCGGTGAAGAAGGATTGCTTGATGTCGTGACGCATCCTGAAGTCGATACAGTCATTACAGCGGTCGTAGGAGCTGTCGGCTTACGTCCGACGCTTGCCGCAATCGAGGCGGGTAAGACGATTGGTCTTGCGAACAAAGAAACACTCGTCACGGCAGGGCACCTTGTCATGAAGCTCGCGCGCGAAAAAAACGTGACGATTTTACCAGTCGATAGTGAGCATGCGGCGATTTTCCAATGCTTGAACGGTGAGCGGCGAGAAGATGTCCGTCAAATCATCTTGACGGCGTCAGGTGGGAGCTTCCGTGATCAATCACGTGAAGAGCTGGCAGACGTGACGGTCGAACAAGCACTAGCGCATCCGAACTGGTCGATGGGAGCAAAAATCACGATTGATTCCGCGACGATGATGAACAAAGGGTTCGAAGTCATTGAAGCGCACTGGTTATTTGATGTCGACTATGCGGATATCGATGTCGTCATTCACCGTGAATCCATCATCCACTCGATGGTCGAATTCAACGATGGAGCTGTCATGGCTCAGCTTGGTATGCCCGACATGCGAGAACCGATTCAGTACGCTCTTACATATCCGTCCCGCCTTGAAATCCAAGGGGGAGAACGGTTAAACTTAAAGGAAATCGGACGCTTACACTTTGCTGATGCATCATTTGAGCGTTATCCGTTGTTACGACTTGCTTTTGAAGCGGGTCAAGCCGGCGGATCGATGCCATCAGTACTCAATGCTGCGAACGAACAAGCGGTGGACCGTTTCTTAAAAGGGGACATTCGCTTTTTAGAAATCGAAGCGAGCGTCGAGGCGGCGCTTCAAGCTCATGAGCTTATCGAGGAGCCTTCTTTGGATCAAATCCTTGAAGCTGATCGATGGGCGCGTGAGTTCGTATCGTCTCTTACATTCGCTAACTAA
- the rseP gene encoding RIP metalloprotease RseP, whose translation MTTFISIVLMFGVLVAVHEWGHLVMAKRAGILCREFAIGFGPKIFSVFKNETLYTVRLLPIGGYVKMAGEEPELVEIKSGQTVGLQLKDGVIETIYFDADQPQVDQVVTVERIDLLRQLELVGLQDETSVRYPVSPTAFLVEGQTRTQIAPYDRTFGSKSVWKRVLAIAAGPFMNFVLAFVILFGLALYNGSPTGESVIGTVQKGSPADQAGLVEGDRIISVNGQDTAKWKDLRAGFQDRAGKATEVKYERDGKETTTEITPKVQQQGEQKVGIIGVTNETEKSFGTALQTGVSETWRMSTLIVGAVGDLVTGVVGVDQLSGPVGIVKMTDQVADSGFSMLLTWTALLSVNLAVFNLLPLPALDGGRLLFLFLEALRGKPVDPQKEGLVHFVGFALLMLLMLVVTWNDIQKFF comes from the coding sequence ATGACGACCTTTATTTCAATCGTGCTGATGTTCGGTGTACTCGTCGCCGTCCATGAATGGGGTCATCTCGTAATGGCGAAGCGGGCAGGTATTCTCTGTCGGGAATTCGCGATTGGATTTGGACCGAAGATCTTTTCAGTGTTTAAGAATGAGACGTTGTATACGGTACGCCTGTTGCCGATTGGTGGTTACGTCAAGATGGCGGGTGAAGAACCTGAACTCGTAGAAATCAAATCAGGTCAAACCGTTGGATTACAGTTAAAGGACGGCGTCATCGAGACGATTTATTTCGATGCGGATCAGCCACAAGTCGATCAAGTCGTTACTGTCGAGCGGATTGACTTGTTGCGTCAACTCGAACTCGTTGGGTTACAAGACGAGACATCGGTTCGCTATCCTGTCTCACCGACAGCATTTCTTGTCGAAGGTCAGACACGGACCCAAATTGCGCCATATGACCGCACATTTGGTTCGAAATCCGTATGGAAACGCGTCCTTGCGATTGCTGCAGGACCGTTCATGAACTTTGTCCTTGCGTTCGTCATTTTATTCGGTCTTGCCTTATATAATGGTTCTCCGACAGGGGAAAGCGTCATCGGAACAGTACAAAAAGGTTCACCTGCCGATCAAGCAGGACTCGTTGAAGGTGACCGGATTATCTCGGTCAACGGACAGGATACAGCAAAATGGAAAGATTTACGTGCTGGATTCCAAGATCGTGCTGGGAAAGCGACAGAAGTAAAATATGAGCGTGATGGAAAAGAGACGACAACTGAGATCACGCCAAAAGTGCAACAGCAAGGGGAACAGAAGGTTGGCATCATCGGTGTCACGAATGAGACAGAAAAATCATTCGGAACAGCACTACAAACGGGCGTTTCAGAAACATGGCGGATGTCGACGCTTATCGTCGGAGCTGTTGGAGATCTCGTAACGGGTGTCGTTGGCGTCGATCAATTATCAGGACCAGTCGGGATCGTTAAAATGACCGATCAGGTCGCAGATAGTGGGTTCTCGATGCTATTGACATGGACAGCATTGTTGTCCGTCAACTTAGCAGTCTTCAACTTATTGCCACTTCCAGCACTTGACGGAGGACGCTTGTTGTTCCTCTTCCTTGAAGCCTTACGCGGTAAACCAGTTGATCCTCAAAAAGAAGGATTGGTTCACTTCGTCGGTTTTGCGCTTTTGATGCTACTCATGCTCGTCGTCACTTGGAACGACATTCAAAAATTCTTTTAA
- the nusA gene encoding transcription termination factor NusA, with the protein MGPQLLEAINQIAKEKEIDKNIIIDALEQALISAYRRNFGKESEAVKVEFDQQTGDIRVFALKEVVERLTQPEEQLSLEEAHEIDPTYELGDFHKVEVTPGDFGRVAAQTAKQIVTQKMREAERERIYNHFADREDEIMTGIVERQDARNLYVNLEGIEAVLTTHEQMPNERFGIRDRIKVYVTKVDPMVKGSGASILVSRTHPGLLKRLFEIEVPEISSGEVEVKSVAREAGDRSKIAVAADDIDPVGACVGQKGARVQRIVNDLNGEKIDIVRYSDDPKEYVANALSPAQVVAVYVNEPAKATIVVVPDFQLSLAIGKRGQNARLAAKLTGWKIDIKSESEAEAMDLEDVFATEEPAVEAVQVEGEE; encoded by the coding sequence ATGGGACCACAGTTACTCGAGGCGATCAATCAAATCGCGAAAGAGAAGGAAATTGACAAGAACATCATCATCGATGCGCTCGAACAGGCATTGATTTCAGCGTACCGACGCAACTTCGGAAAAGAATCGGAGGCTGTAAAGGTCGAATTCGACCAGCAGACAGGAGACATCCGTGTCTTCGCGCTTAAGGAAGTCGTCGAACGATTGACACAACCAGAAGAGCAACTTTCGCTTGAAGAAGCGCACGAGATCGATCCGACATATGAACTCGGCGATTTCCATAAAGTCGAAGTGACGCCAGGCGACTTCGGTCGTGTTGCAGCACAAACGGCGAAACAAATCGTCACACAAAAAATGCGTGAAGCAGAACGTGAACGTATCTACAATCACTTCGCGGATCGTGAAGACGAGATCATGACGGGTATCGTCGAACGTCAAGATGCACGGAACTTGTACGTCAACTTAGAAGGTATCGAAGCCGTCTTGACGACACACGAGCAAATGCCGAACGAGCGTTTCGGGATTCGTGATCGCATCAAGGTGTACGTCACGAAGGTTGATCCAATGGTCAAAGGATCAGGGGCATCGATTCTCGTATCACGGACACATCCAGGTCTCTTAAAACGTCTCTTTGAAATCGAAGTACCAGAGATTTCAAGTGGCGAAGTCGAAGTCAAGTCTGTTGCGCGTGAAGCGGGCGACCGTTCGAAAATCGCAGTCGCAGCGGATGACATCGATCCAGTCGGTGCATGTGTCGGACAAAAAGGGGCGCGTGTTCAACGCATCGTCAATGATTTAAACGGGGAAAAAATCGATATCGTCCGTTACTCGGATGATCCGAAAGAATATGTCGCGAACGCACTCAGCCCAGCTCAAGTCGTTGCGGTCTATGTCAACGAACCAGCGAAAGCGACAATCGTCGTCGTTCCGGATTTCCAATTGTCGCTTGCAATCGGGAAACGTGGTCAAAACGCGCGTCTCGCAGCGAAATTGACAGGATGGAAAATCGACATCAAGAGCGAGTCTGAAGCGGAAGCGATGGATCTCGAAGATGTCTTCGCGACGGAAGAGCCGGCAGTAGAAGCGGTCCAAGTCGAAGGCGAGGAATAA
- the rnpM gene encoding RNase P modulator RnpM: protein MQKKVPLRKCVITQEMKPKKELIRVVRTPEQEVVIDLNGKMNGRGAYLSKDAAVIATAKKKRTLDHHLKVKTTDALYDELLEIAGGTNE from the coding sequence GTGCAAAAAAAGGTACCATTACGTAAGTGTGTCATCACACAAGAAATGAAACCGAAAAAAGAATTAATTCGTGTCGTCCGGACACCTGAACAAGAGGTCGTCATCGATTTAAATGGTAAGATGAATGGGCGAGGTGCCTATTTATCGAAAGATGCGGCAGTCATTGCGACGGCGAAGAAAAAACGGACGCTTGATCATCATTTGAAGGTCAAGACGACAGATGCCTTATACGATGAATTGCTTGAAATCGCGGGAGGTACAAATGAGTAA
- a CDS encoding PolC-type DNA polymerase III, with protein MSLLLSDLELPNGIIEEYFNEAVLEKLRVNKAKATWTFEIRLPQVLPQNVYQLFTSRLISRYQQFAEVKVILYADGRPDERLYHDYWPYVVQDLADVSSAMRTQLGRVLPEFKEQKLFIPVRSEPEAGFLKSSLCGELQLLYSAYGFPKFNCEPIVQINESKQEALRNQVKQEDMEEAKRMLELQFKREQSRDDDEGPVEIRIGKPIQDEIVPIKTIQDEERRIAIRGLVFSAESRELRSGKTIFTFKMTDYTDSLVVKMFARDETDVKILSAIKKGMWIQAAGRVEFDTFLRDLCMMIAQLSEVKMEAPADPWAGEKRVELHAHSQMSQMDAVMNVTKYVERAAKWGHPAVAITDHAGAQSFPDAYYAGKKNDIKVLYGIEANVVDDGVQVAYHPVDRNLDDATFVVFDVETTGLSAMYNKIIELAAVKIHDGDIIDKFEAFADPKHLLSATTIDLTGITDDMVRGKPDPEQVVKEFMDWVGDSILVAHNASFDIGFLNATLRSGGHDESILPVIDTLELARVLMPTLKNHRLNTLAKRFDIELTQHHRAIYDAEATGYLMVKLLQMADEMFDMKTHASLNREMGKDISRARPYHATVYAKNRTGLKNLYQLISIAHTKHVHRVVRTPRSQLVAHRDGLIIGSACDNGEVFDAALNKSDEDLAKVMQFYDFIEIQPPAMYGHLIEREIVQNELELRELIKKIIRVAEEHDILPVATGNVHYLDQHDATYREILIRTQGGANMLNMRKQLPPAHFRTTKEMMDDFKFLGPDVSERLVITNSQAVAEQFENIDIIPKDLYTPKIEGADEEVRNLSYDMAHRIYGDTLPEIVEARLEKELKSIIGHGFAVIYLISHKLVKKSLDDGYLVGSRGSVGSSLVATMTEITEVNPLPPHYVCPNCKESEFFDDGSVGSGFDLPDKSCSKCDIPLFKDGHDIPFETFLGFKGDKVPDIDLNFSGEYQPQAHAYTKVLFGDDYVYRAGTIGTIAEKTAYGYVKGYQSENELTYRNAEVDRLVSGVTGVKRTTGQHPGGIIVVPDYMDIYDISPIQYPADDMGSEWKTTHFDFHSIHDNLLKLDILGHDDPTMIRMLQDLSGRDPKTIPVDDPEVMKIFSSTESIGVTPEQIDSKTGTLGIPEFGTKFVRQMLEETKPTTFSELVQISGLSHGTDVWLGNASELIYNGTCELKDVIGCRDDIMVYLIYAGLEPSLAFKIMESVRKGKGLSIDMEEAMIENDVPLWYIDSCKKIKYMFPKAHAAAYVLMAVRIAYYKVHHPMYYYASYFTVRAGDFDIGAMNKGSAAVRKVLQDIKDKGFEATAKDKGLYTVLEIALEMIERGFTFQKVDLYRSSATEFLIDGDTLLPPFNAVTGLGTNAAKQIVEARKGGEFLSKEDLQKRAKLSKSIIETLDNLGCLEGLPDENQLSLFDL; from the coding sequence ATGTCACTGTTGCTTAGTGACTTGGAATTACCGAATGGTATCATTGAAGAATACTTTAATGAAGCAGTTCTTGAGAAGCTTCGCGTCAATAAAGCAAAAGCAACCTGGACATTTGAGATCCGCTTGCCACAGGTTTTGCCACAAAACGTCTATCAACTCTTTACGAGTCGCTTGATAAGTCGGTATCAGCAATTCGCCGAAGTCAAGGTCATCCTATACGCGGATGGTCGACCAGACGAACGCCTGTATCATGATTACTGGCCATACGTCGTGCAGGATCTCGCAGATGTCTCATCGGCGATGCGGACACAACTTGGACGGGTCTTACCGGAGTTCAAAGAACAGAAATTATTCATTCCGGTCCGGAGTGAACCGGAAGCAGGATTCTTAAAAAGTAGCTTATGTGGTGAGTTGCAGTTACTTTACAGTGCTTACGGATTTCCGAAATTCAACTGTGAACCGATTGTTCAAATCAACGAATCGAAACAAGAAGCGTTGCGCAATCAGGTGAAACAGGAAGACATGGAAGAAGCAAAACGGATGCTCGAGTTGCAATTCAAACGGGAACAGTCGCGGGATGACGATGAAGGACCGGTTGAGATCCGGATCGGGAAACCGATTCAAGATGAGATCGTCCCAATCAAGACGATCCAAGACGAGGAACGACGGATCGCGATCCGTGGTCTCGTTTTCTCAGCTGAAAGTCGTGAATTACGAAGCGGAAAGACAATCTTTACGTTTAAGATGACGGATTATACGGACTCCCTTGTCGTCAAGATGTTTGCGCGTGACGAGACAGACGTCAAGATTCTCTCTGCGATCAAAAAAGGGATGTGGATCCAGGCGGCAGGCCGCGTTGAGTTCGATACATTCCTGCGCGATCTTTGTATGATGATTGCCCAACTGTCAGAAGTGAAGATGGAAGCCCCTGCTGACCCTTGGGCAGGCGAGAAGCGTGTCGAGTTACACGCGCACTCGCAAATGAGCCAGATGGACGCCGTCATGAACGTGACGAAATACGTCGAACGCGCGGCGAAATGGGGTCATCCTGCTGTTGCGATCACGGATCACGCGGGTGCCCAAAGTTTCCCGGATGCCTACTATGCCGGAAAGAAAAACGATATCAAGGTATTGTATGGAATCGAAGCGAATGTCGTCGATGACGGGGTGCAAGTCGCCTATCATCCCGTGGACCGTAACTTAGATGACGCGACATTCGTTGTCTTTGACGTCGAGACGACGGGTTTATCGGCGATGTACAACAAGATCATCGAACTTGCAGCCGTCAAGATCCACGACGGTGATATCATCGATAAGTTCGAAGCGTTCGCGGATCCGAAGCATCTATTGTCGGCGACGACGATTGATTTGACAGGAATCACCGATGATATGGTCCGCGGAAAACCAGACCCGGAACAAGTCGTCAAGGAATTCATGGATTGGGTCGGCGATTCGATTCTCGTTGCCCATAATGCCTCATTCGATATCGGATTCTTGAATGCAACACTACGATCCGGTGGACACGATGAATCGATCTTGCCAGTCATTGATACGCTTGAGCTAGCCCGTGTTTTGATGCCGACGCTAAAAAACCACCGATTGAACACACTCGCGAAACGATTTGACATCGAATTGACGCAGCATCACCGCGCCATTTATGACGCGGAAGCGACAGGCTACTTGATGGTCAAGTTGCTGCAAATGGCGGATGAGATGTTCGACATGAAGACACACGCCTCACTCAACAGGGAGATGGGGAAAGATATCTCGCGGGCACGACCATACCACGCGACGGTCTATGCGAAGAACCGGACGGGCTTGAAGAATTTGTACCAATTGATTTCGATTGCTCATACAAAACACGTGCACCGTGTCGTCCGCACACCGCGCTCGCAACTCGTCGCGCACCGGGATGGATTGATCATTGGATCAGCTTGCGATAATGGCGAAGTGTTTGATGCCGCCTTGAACAAGTCGGACGAAGATTTAGCGAAAGTGATGCAGTTCTATGATTTCATCGAGATTCAGCCACCCGCGATGTATGGACATTTGATCGAACGGGAAATCGTTCAGAATGAACTCGAACTGCGCGAACTGATTAAAAAGATCATCCGCGTCGCGGAAGAACATGATATCTTACCAGTCGCGACAGGGAATGTGCATTACCTCGATCAACATGATGCCACGTACCGGGAGATTTTGATCCGGACGCAAGGTGGAGCGAACATGCTGAACATGCGAAAACAATTGCCGCCGGCGCACTTCCGGACGACGAAGGAAATGATGGACGACTTCAAGTTCCTCGGACCGGATGTGTCTGAACGTCTCGTCATCACGAACAGTCAAGCCGTCGCGGAACAGTTCGAGAACATCGACATCATTCCAAAAGATCTCTATACACCGAAGATCGAAGGGGCAGATGAAGAAGTCCGAAACTTGTCGTACGATATGGCGCACCGGATTTACGGCGACACGTTACCAGAGATCGTCGAAGCCCGACTCGAAAAAGAGTTGAAGTCGATCATCGGTCACGGATTCGCCGTCATCTATCTGATTTCCCATAAACTCGTAAAAAAATCACTCGACGACGGCTATTTGGTCGGTTCACGGGGATCGGTCGGATCAAGTCTCGTTGCGACGATGACCGAGATTACGGAAGTCAATCCATTACCACCGCATTATGTCTGTCCAAATTGTAAGGAATCGGAGTTCTTCGATGATGGTTCCGTTGGTTCGGGATTCGACTTACCGGATAAATCCTGTTCGAAATGTGATATCCCGTTGTTTAAGGATGGTCATGACATTCCGTTCGAGACGTTCCTTGGATTTAAAGGGGATAAAGTACCGGATATCGATTTGAACTTCAGTGGAGAATACCAGCCGCAAGCCCATGCCTATACGAAAGTCTTGTTCGGTGACGATTACGTCTATCGTGCCGGAACGATCGGAACGATCGCCGAGAAGACGGCGTATGGCTATGTCAAAGGGTATCAGTCGGAGAATGAGCTGACGTATCGGAATGCGGAAGTCGATCGTCTCGTCAGTGGTGTCACCGGTGTCAAACGGACGACCGGACAACACCCAGGTGGGATCATCGTCGTACCGGACTATATGGATATTTATGATATTAGTCCGATTCAGTATCCGGCAGACGATATGGGTTCTGAATGGAAGACGACACACTTCGACTTCCACTCGATTCACGATAACTTACTCAAACTCGATATCCTCGGTCACGATGACCCGACGATGATCCGGATGCTACAGGATTTATCAGGACGAGATCCAAAGACGATTCCGGTCGATGACCCGGAAGTCATGAAAATCTTCAGTTCGACGGAATCGATCGGTGTGACGCCGGAACAGATTGATTCGAAAACAGGAACGCTCGGTATTCCGGAGTTTGGAACGAAGTTCGTCCGCCAAATGTTAGAAGAGACGAAACCGACGACGTTCTCGGAACTCGTCCAGATTTCAGGACTCTCGCACGGAACGGATGTCTGGCTCGGAAACGCCAGCGAATTGATTTACAACGGAACATGTGAACTAAAAGACGTCATCGGTTGTCGAGATGACATCATGGTCTACTTGATCTACGCCGGTCTTGAACCGTCGCTTGCCTTTAAAATCATGGAGTCGGTCCGAAAAGGGAAAGGACTCTCGATTGACATGGAAGAGGCGATGATCGAGAACGATGTACCGCTTTGGTATATCGATTCCTGCAAGAAAATCAAGTACATGTTCCCAAAAGCTCACGCTGCCGCCTACGTCTTGATGGCCGTCCGGATTGCTTACTATAAGGTCCACCATCCGATGTATTACTACGCTTCGTACTTTACGGTTCGTGCGGGTGACTTTGATATCGGTGCGATGAATAAAGGCTCTGCTGCCGTTCGGAAAGTCTTGCAAGACATCAAGGACAAAGGTTTCGAAGCGACGGCGAAGGATAAGGGATTGTACACGGTTCTTGAAATCGCGCTTGAGATGATCGAACGCGGCTTTACGTTCCAAAAAGTCGATCTCTATCGCTCAAGTGCAACGGAATTCCTCATTGATGGGGATACGTTGTTACCACCGTTTAATGCCGTGACAGGTCTCGGGACGAATGCTGCGAAGCAAATCGTCGAAGCACGTAAAGGCGGCGAATTCCTCTCGAAGGAAGACCTCCAAAAACGCGCTAAATTGTCGAAATCGATCATCGAGACGCTCGATAACCTAGGCTGTCTCGAAGGGTTACCAGACGAGAATCAGCTCTCCTTGTTCGACTTGTAA